The proteins below come from a single Candidatus Hydrogenedentota bacterium genomic window:
- a CDS encoding helix-turn-helix domain-containing protein produces MEIELLNAKQVARMLGVGESSLWRYRDMGALPCPVKIGRSVRWRSTDIIAWIDAGCPHLRASISCPASTRGRAKNPSRKHKTNRSEKTATKEIMHNA; encoded by the coding sequence ATGGAAATCGAACTGCTAAACGCAAAGCAGGTGGCCCGGATGCTGGGCGTGGGCGAAAGCTCGCTATGGCGCTACAGGGACATGGGGGCTCTCCCCTGCCCCGTAAAAATAGGCCGAAGCGTGCGGTGGCGCAGCACCGACATTATTGCCTGGATAGATGCAGGCTGCCCCCATCTGCGCGCGTCCATATCCTGTCCCGCCTCAACCAGAGGCCGTGCCAAGAACCCTTCACGAAAACACAAAACAAACCGGTCTGAGAAGACCGCAACCAAGGAGATCATGCACAATGCATAA